From the Ammospiza caudacuta isolate bAmmCau1 chromosome 1, bAmmCau1.pri, whole genome shotgun sequence genome, the window TTTTATAAATCATTCAGCTTGTTTAGTTAGTCCACTATTGAATTTTCCATGAATGTGATCCCACAGGCCAAGTAGTTCAGGTTtccctccttgtcctgtcatttgCCGTCTCTTCAGacagattaatttttatttttcttttaagatgtGTCATTTCTTTACAAGAGGCACTTAGGAAGAAGTGAATTATTTTTACctcttcttctcttttcctttttcttgaatattttttttcaattctatGGTTTTCTCCTTGCTTCAGATCTCcacttttgtcttttgtttttcagatcCTCTGTACCCTTGTTATCAGTTTCATGccatagggttttttttctcctgtctgtATGACAGAGTAAGACGAAGTGCCAGAAATCTAGTTTGTGCTTGTCCATAAAGCTGAAATCATCCTGTCCTTCTCAGGTGGCTGACAGAGTTTCAGTCAAAACAGAGGTCAAGCTTTGCTTCTCAGCTTTGCTATAGATTGCCTGTATAATATGGTGGGTTATTGACCATTCCCTGGTCCTGCTCCCATTGCTCTGCTCACCATAAAGACCTACTATGGTACCCAGTTTTAATACTATTTAAGAAAATTAGATAAAAATTAGGTAAGGATTGCACTGTTGCAAATGCATCTGAACGTCTGCGCTTTTCTACAGCAATTTCATCCTGTGTTTCTGGATTTAGGGTTTCTTTAACACAATgtacaaggaaaaaatatagaaTAATTTGTATGTGTGGCATTTCCCAACTTTTGACTACTTGACTTTGAAGAATTGTCATCTGTTCAATGTTtgtatatattctatatatatttgtatatattctATGTGTTTCACAATGCTGCTCTCATGGTAGAGAGAATTTTATTCATCTCTGCAACCCTCACctggagaaaatgaaagaagacATCCTGTACCATTTTGCTCTTGGGACCGGTACCCATGATTTTCCAACATTGTTTGGGGATGTAAAGGTGAGATGCTTTGGTTTGTTCAGCAAGCCTGAGCTTTTCTGCAGAAGGTGAAAGTGTAGCTGCCTTCAGAATAAGACTAAATGTGTCAGTCTACCAGGAatacaaaaggggaaaaattttGTGGGTTCTTGTGATTTTGCTATCCAACAGAGCTGAGGGTAATCATTTTTGACTATCTCTTTTCATGCAGTAAAAAGACAAATGTTATAGGGTCTATTCAGATACCACTTTTGTTTGTTGGGTCTTCATATCAATATTTGTCTTTCATTAGTTTAAACAGGGTGAAAGCATTTGAGTCCTGTAGACAGCTGAGTTTTTCCCCATAATTCTTCTTCATGGCATTTTAGAATGATTAAGAGGAGCACCATATCTGGGGATAAATCTGTTCTAACTGAAGGCGTTTGCATACTCACATTGTTCTTTGCATGTTCTTTGACACGCGGAATCACGCAACTGACTTTGTTTTGTTGAACCCTGTCCACCCCAGTTTGTGTGTGTTGGAGGAAGCCCTTCCCGGATGAAAGCTTTCATTGCCTACatagcagaggagctggggctcgGGAGCCCCGGGTGTGACTACCCCAACATCTGCGCGGGCACCGACCGCTACGCCATGTACAAAGTGGGGCCTGTGCTGTCCGTCAGCGTAAGTGCCTCCCTCCTCTGACACGGGACATGGGCCAGTTTTGATGCTGCTCAAAGCAGAAAATTTGAATGcatgtttcttttaaatacttcaCAGTCCTAAACAGTGTGCTCAAAATAGTGCAGTCAGATAATTAAGGATTCTTTTTAGccgtttttttttaaaggtaaaatCTCTTAATAGCTTTGCTCCCTCTTGCATCCCTTTTTCCTCAGTGTACAACTGAGGTGTTGCAGGAATGGCCTCGCATATTTTTTGAGCAGTTCCTGTTGTCTCATCCTTATTCTGTACCctgaaatgggggaaaaaagtcactTGGTGCATGCATGTGGAGTATTGCGAAAATGTCTGTACCACACCCAGATCTATGTATCTGCAATGGCACTGTCAAATGTGCTTAAGAGTAGTATTCCATGGGACTGGTGGTACCAACCCAGGtatgcattttaaagaaattcatAGCTTCAATTTGTAGATAGAATTACATGCTTCAATTGCAATTGCAAAACTGTAGTATTATTTTGCACCCTTTCTTGTAAGCTGTAATTATCAGAGTATTGTGCAAGCTAATGTGGATTTATATTTGCTGAATGTCAAGACTAAACCATGGTGTCTgtgttttgaagaaaattaactattCACTAGCCTTTCAGGTTGGTGGAAAATCAGAGTGGGGTTTTTCTTGTGTTTAGGAAATGCTCCGTGATGAAGTGCTTTTGTCAGCTATTGGGAAAGGACACTCTATACTTGTGAGAATGTAAATGTCCTGTAATTCATGATTTTTGGAAATACTGTATTTCATCCACAGTCTGCCAAAGCTAGTAGGAGTCTATTTGTAGGCCCTTTCAGTATTCTTCTGTAGACCCagaggttggggtttttttgggagtgAGTTAGGTGGCATTTGGGAAAACAGCATCAGGCAGGGGATAATGTCCAGCTGTTTCTTCCACATATATTTTGTGTTGTGTATGTGAATGtggaatattaatttttatttccttttcagcaCGGCATGGGCATTCCTTCTATTTCAATCATGTTGCACGAGCTGATCAAACTGTTGTATCATGCCAAGTGCTCCGACATAACCATCATTCGCATCGGCACCTCTGGTGGAATAGGTATTTCCCCTCttgatttctttcttcctttctgcaaACCAAAGTGTCTTTGCAGGAGAGTAAAGCATCTCTCTGCATGTAAGATACTAATGGTCAGAGCAGTTTTCCACAGGagatgtttaatttttattttgtgattttgaaAGTAAAGGCAATGTCTGCTTTTGCATAGGGAAAATGCACTTAAAGATCTGACAATGTCAGAAGAAGGACATTCCTGTCCTGTATGTAAAATATAAGAAGtaagcaaaaaaggaaaaaattcattatttcagaaattatttgtaATAATAAACTGAAGCAGCTAGGCATGGACAAAAAATTCTCTTGGTGGATTCAGAGGCAAAATCCTCACCTTTAAGATAAGCAGGGTTGGGTCAAGATGTATGTTTCATATCTGGAAACCACTAGTTAACTGCATTGTGAAGGGATATCTATTTCCTTTTGCTGCAGGTCTGGAGCCAGGCTCAGTGGTTATAACTAGGCAGTCTGTCGATGCCACCTTCAAGCCTCAGCTGGAACAGGTTGTTCTGGGAAAGACAGTAATTCGCAGCACCAACCTGGATGAACAGCTGGCTCAGGAGCTGATGCAGTGCAGTAAAGAAATTGGTCAGTTCAATACAGTCATTGGAAACACCATGTGCACTTTGGATTTCTATGAAGGTAAGTCTGGTGATAGACTAACAGAAGAATATTGGTAAGCAGCAATAGATAAATATTgagtaatatataatattaagcTTCCAGTTCACTAACAGAATGTGTTCCCTACTCTGGCTTGTCTCACAAATCTCAATTAACCCATCAAGCATTGTACTTAGCAGTTGGCTGCATCAAACTTTTAATTTTGTGGAGATTTCTCCCCAGCTTTAATAGATCCTCTGAAGTACATATAGTCTACTATACACTTCTCATGTACCTGTCAGGTGTATTTGTCACAAAATTTTGTGATTTATTGAAGGATCTTAGGGGATTAGAGGAGTGGGAATTACTTGTGAGTTGTTTAGAGTTGGTTTTCTTTGCACTGGTGAAGTAtctaaagcaaatattttatgaaaaaagagTTGGAACTTGTTTTAGTTTGAGCAAAGCAGTGATCAGACAACCAAGATAAGTTGCTGAGTTGTGTCAGTGCAGCTATGTAGGAGACACAAACGGACAAGGCCTATTTTGGACAAACATACAGGCATTCAGGTGCTTTTCTGATCTCCCAAATCTAGATGTTCATTCAGAAACCTTGTGAGAA encodes:
- the UPP1 gene encoding uridine phosphorylase 1 yields the protein MAPGSSNEKKSDDGQASKENFIHLCNPHLEKMKEDILYHFALGTGTHDFPTLFGDVKFVCVGGSPSRMKAFIAYIAEELGLGSPGCDYPNICAGTDRYAMYKVGPVLSVSHGMGIPSISIMLHELIKLLYHAKCSDITIIRIGTSGGIGLEPGSVVITRQSVDATFKPQLEQVVLGKTVIRSTNLDEQLAQELMQCSKEIGQFNTVIGNTMCTLDFYEGQGRLDGAICLYDEEEKLQYLKNAYESGVRNIEMESSVFAAMCNLSGVKAAVVCVTLLNRLEGDQISSPHDVLVEYQQRPQKLVGYFIKKSLGKV